A DNA window from Hemibagrus wyckioides isolate EC202008001 linkage group LG11, SWU_Hwy_1.0, whole genome shotgun sequence contains the following coding sequences:
- the LOC131362025 gene encoding target of Myb1 membrane trafficking protein-like isoform X1, with translation MDFLIGSPFSSPVGQRIQKATRGSLESEDWGMNMEICDIINETDDGPKDAMKAIKKRIVGNKNFREVMLALTVLETCVKNCGHRFHVHVCTRDFVEGVLVRTILPKNNPPMVLHDRVLSLIQAWADAFRNVPSLSGVVSVYDDLKKRGLEFPMTDLDALSPIHTPIRSIPENSAPAPPAHNAEPTIHTSSITGPPTSQIPQANGAPAPISTEQKQKLRADLDLVKGNLTVMTEMLNQLRPGESSSSDTELLQQLYSICKNMQTRVVELIPSLSEEELIGELLVINDDLNNVFIRYERFERLNTVQRTPTDQQVTGNLIDLNQVPALASQTILPPVSQPVTQSTSNPAMSAAAGDDEEFDMFAQTRGSSLAEQRKSVRYEDPGAVEGLAGALDTRLQVTAGRECAKAEAGDWSRQSQWIYSEALTPAPQSAAMDDIEKWLSLETCDYDDDDDGGGVTSEEFDKFLAQRAKAVEHLPSVPKSSTAPGNPPQSAQKQESTQDQLFTL, from the exons ATGGATTTTCTCATCGGGAGCCCGTTCTCCTCCCCGGTCGGCCAGCGTATCC agAAAGCCACTAGGGGCTCTTTAGAGAGCGAGGATTGGGGCATGAACATGGAAATCTGTGACATCATCAACGAGACAGACGATGG GCCTAAAGATGCAATGAAAGCCATTAAGAAGCGGATTGTAGGAAATAAAAATTTCAGAGAGGTCATGCTGGCACTGACT GTCCTCGAGACGTGTGTGAAGAACTGCGGCCACCGTTTTCATGTCCATGTGTGCACTCGGGACTTTGTAGAGGGTGTGCTGGTCCGAACCATTCTCCCAAAAAACAATCCCCCTATGGTCTTACACGACCGAGTCTTAAGCCTCATTCAG GCGTGGGCCGACGCTTTCCGGAACGTTCCATCATTGTCTGGTGTTGTGAGTGTCTATGATGATCTGAAGAAGCGAGGTCTGGAGTTTCCTATGACTGATCTGGATGCTCTGTCACCAATACACACCCCCATTAGG AGCATTCCAGAAAACAGTGCACCTGCCCCACCTGCCCACAATGCAGAacccacaatacacacatccaGCATTACAGGCCCTCCCACTTCACAAATCCCCCAGGCAAATGGGGCACCTGCACCTATCTCAACTGAACAG aAACAGAAGCTAAGGGCAGATTTGGACCTGGTGAAGGGAAACCTGACTGTAATGACAGAGATGCTGAACCAGCTCAGACCAGGAGAGAGCTCTTCATCAGACACAGAGCTACTGCAG CAGTTGTACTCCATATGTAAGAACATGCAAACGCGAGTAGTGGAGCTGATCCCCAGTTTGAGTGAAGAAGAGCTGATTGGAGAATTGCTTGTTATCAACGATGATCTTAACAATGTTTTCATACGCTACGAGAG GTTTGAAAGGCTGAACACTGTCCAAAGAACACCCACAGATCAA CAGGTGACCGGAAACCTTATAGATCTTAACCAAGTTCCAGCACTAGCCAGTCAGACGATACTTCCACCTGTCAGTCAGCCAGTGACCCAGTCTACATCTAATCCCGCAATGAGTGCAG CTGCAGGAGACGATGAAGAATTTGACATGTTTGCTCAGACAAGAGGAAGTTCACTGGCTGAGCAGAGAAAGAG tgttagatACGAGGACCCTGGAGCAGTAGAGGGGCTAGCAGGAGCGCTGGACACTCGGCTTCAGGTCACAGCAGGG cgTGAGTGTGCGAAGGCTGAGGCAGGTGACTGGAGTCGTCAGTCTCAGTGGATATACAGTGAGGCACTG acacCAGCACCACAAAGTGCTGCTATGGACGACATTGAGAAGTGGTTGTCTTTAGAAACG tgtgattatgatgatgatgatgatggtggtggtgttaccaGTGAAG AGTTTGACAAGTTTTTGGCGCAGAGGGCGAAAGCAGTGGAACATCTCCCTTCAGTGCCGAAAAGCTCCACAGCTCCTGGGAACCCTCCACAATCAGCACAGAAACAAGAGAGCACTCAGGATCAGCTCTTCACCCTATAA
- the LOC131362025 gene encoding target of Myb1 membrane trafficking protein-like isoform X3 codes for MDFLIGSPFSSPVGQRIQKATRGSLESEDWGMNMEICDIINETDDGPKDAMKAIKKRIVGNKNFREVMLALTVLETCVKNCGHRFHVHVCTRDFVEGVLVRTILPKNNPPMVLHDRVLSLIQAWADAFRNVPSLSGVVSVYDDLKKRGLEFPMTDLDALSPIHTPIRSIPENSAPAPPAHNAEPTIHTSSITGPPTSQIPQANGAPAPISTEQKQKLRADLDLVKGNLTVMTEMLNQLRPGESSSSDTELLQQLYSICKNMQTRVVELIPSLSEEELIGELLVINDDLNNVFIRYERFERLNTVQRTPTDQQVTGNLIDLNQVPALASQTILPPVSQPVTQSTSNPAMSAAAGDDEEFDMFAQTRGSSLAEQRKSVRYEDPGAVEGLAGALDTRLQVTAGTPAPQSAAMDDIEKWLSLETCDYDDDDDGGGVTSEEFDKFLAQRAKAVEHLPSVPKSSTAPGNPPQSAQKQESTQDQLFTL; via the exons ATGGATTTTCTCATCGGGAGCCCGTTCTCCTCCCCGGTCGGCCAGCGTATCC agAAAGCCACTAGGGGCTCTTTAGAGAGCGAGGATTGGGGCATGAACATGGAAATCTGTGACATCATCAACGAGACAGACGATGG GCCTAAAGATGCAATGAAAGCCATTAAGAAGCGGATTGTAGGAAATAAAAATTTCAGAGAGGTCATGCTGGCACTGACT GTCCTCGAGACGTGTGTGAAGAACTGCGGCCACCGTTTTCATGTCCATGTGTGCACTCGGGACTTTGTAGAGGGTGTGCTGGTCCGAACCATTCTCCCAAAAAACAATCCCCCTATGGTCTTACACGACCGAGTCTTAAGCCTCATTCAG GCGTGGGCCGACGCTTTCCGGAACGTTCCATCATTGTCTGGTGTTGTGAGTGTCTATGATGATCTGAAGAAGCGAGGTCTGGAGTTTCCTATGACTGATCTGGATGCTCTGTCACCAATACACACCCCCATTAGG AGCATTCCAGAAAACAGTGCACCTGCCCCACCTGCCCACAATGCAGAacccacaatacacacatccaGCATTACAGGCCCTCCCACTTCACAAATCCCCCAGGCAAATGGGGCACCTGCACCTATCTCAACTGAACAG aAACAGAAGCTAAGGGCAGATTTGGACCTGGTGAAGGGAAACCTGACTGTAATGACAGAGATGCTGAACCAGCTCAGACCAGGAGAGAGCTCTTCATCAGACACAGAGCTACTGCAG CAGTTGTACTCCATATGTAAGAACATGCAAACGCGAGTAGTGGAGCTGATCCCCAGTTTGAGTGAAGAAGAGCTGATTGGAGAATTGCTTGTTATCAACGATGATCTTAACAATGTTTTCATACGCTACGAGAG GTTTGAAAGGCTGAACACTGTCCAAAGAACACCCACAGATCAA CAGGTGACCGGAAACCTTATAGATCTTAACCAAGTTCCAGCACTAGCCAGTCAGACGATACTTCCACCTGTCAGTCAGCCAGTGACCCAGTCTACATCTAATCCCGCAATGAGTGCAG CTGCAGGAGACGATGAAGAATTTGACATGTTTGCTCAGACAAGAGGAAGTTCACTGGCTGAGCAGAGAAAGAG tgttagatACGAGGACCCTGGAGCAGTAGAGGGGCTAGCAGGAGCGCTGGACACTCGGCTTCAGGTCACAGCAGGG acacCAGCACCACAAAGTGCTGCTATGGACGACATTGAGAAGTGGTTGTCTTTAGAAACG tgtgattatgatgatgatgatgatggtggtggtgttaccaGTGAAG AGTTTGACAAGTTTTTGGCGCAGAGGGCGAAAGCAGTGGAACATCTCCCTTCAGTGCCGAAAAGCTCCACAGCTCCTGGGAACCCTCCACAATCAGCACAGAAACAAGAGAGCACTCAGGATCAGCTCTTCACCCTATAA
- the LOC131362025 gene encoding target of Myb1 membrane trafficking protein-like isoform X2, producing the protein MDFLIGSPFSSPVGQRIQKATRGSLESEDWGMNMEICDIINETDDGPKDAMKAIKKRIVGNKNFREVMLALTVLETCVKNCGHRFHVHVCTRDFVEGVLVRTILPKNNPPMVLHDRVLSLIQAWADAFRNVPSLSGVVSVYDDLKKRGLEFPMTDLDALSPIHTPIRSIPENSAPAPPAHNAEPTIHTSSITGPPTSQIPQANGAPAPISTEQKQKLRADLDLVKGNLTVMTEMLNQLRPGESSSSDTELLQQLYSICKNMQTRVVELIPSLSEEELIGELLVINDDLNNVFIRYERFERLNTVQRTPTDQVTGNLIDLNQVPALASQTILPPVSQPVTQSTSNPAMSAAAGDDEEFDMFAQTRGSSLAEQRKSVRYEDPGAVEGLAGALDTRLQVTAGRECAKAEAGDWSRQSQWIYSEALTPAPQSAAMDDIEKWLSLETCDYDDDDDGGGVTSEEFDKFLAQRAKAVEHLPSVPKSSTAPGNPPQSAQKQESTQDQLFTL; encoded by the exons ATGGATTTTCTCATCGGGAGCCCGTTCTCCTCCCCGGTCGGCCAGCGTATCC agAAAGCCACTAGGGGCTCTTTAGAGAGCGAGGATTGGGGCATGAACATGGAAATCTGTGACATCATCAACGAGACAGACGATGG GCCTAAAGATGCAATGAAAGCCATTAAGAAGCGGATTGTAGGAAATAAAAATTTCAGAGAGGTCATGCTGGCACTGACT GTCCTCGAGACGTGTGTGAAGAACTGCGGCCACCGTTTTCATGTCCATGTGTGCACTCGGGACTTTGTAGAGGGTGTGCTGGTCCGAACCATTCTCCCAAAAAACAATCCCCCTATGGTCTTACACGACCGAGTCTTAAGCCTCATTCAG GCGTGGGCCGACGCTTTCCGGAACGTTCCATCATTGTCTGGTGTTGTGAGTGTCTATGATGATCTGAAGAAGCGAGGTCTGGAGTTTCCTATGACTGATCTGGATGCTCTGTCACCAATACACACCCCCATTAGG AGCATTCCAGAAAACAGTGCACCTGCCCCACCTGCCCACAATGCAGAacccacaatacacacatccaGCATTACAGGCCCTCCCACTTCACAAATCCCCCAGGCAAATGGGGCACCTGCACCTATCTCAACTGAACAG aAACAGAAGCTAAGGGCAGATTTGGACCTGGTGAAGGGAAACCTGACTGTAATGACAGAGATGCTGAACCAGCTCAGACCAGGAGAGAGCTCTTCATCAGACACAGAGCTACTGCAG CAGTTGTACTCCATATGTAAGAACATGCAAACGCGAGTAGTGGAGCTGATCCCCAGTTTGAGTGAAGAAGAGCTGATTGGAGAATTGCTTGTTATCAACGATGATCTTAACAATGTTTTCATACGCTACGAGAG GTTTGAAAGGCTGAACACTGTCCAAAGAACACCCACAGATCAA GTGACCGGAAACCTTATAGATCTTAACCAAGTTCCAGCACTAGCCAGTCAGACGATACTTCCACCTGTCAGTCAGCCAGTGACCCAGTCTACATCTAATCCCGCAATGAGTGCAG CTGCAGGAGACGATGAAGAATTTGACATGTTTGCTCAGACAAGAGGAAGTTCACTGGCTGAGCAGAGAAAGAG tgttagatACGAGGACCCTGGAGCAGTAGAGGGGCTAGCAGGAGCGCTGGACACTCGGCTTCAGGTCACAGCAGGG cgTGAGTGTGCGAAGGCTGAGGCAGGTGACTGGAGTCGTCAGTCTCAGTGGATATACAGTGAGGCACTG acacCAGCACCACAAAGTGCTGCTATGGACGACATTGAGAAGTGGTTGTCTTTAGAAACG tgtgattatgatgatgatgatgatggtggtggtgttaccaGTGAAG AGTTTGACAAGTTTTTGGCGCAGAGGGCGAAAGCAGTGGAACATCTCCCTTCAGTGCCGAAAAGCTCCACAGCTCCTGGGAACCCTCCACAATCAGCACAGAAACAAGAGAGCACTCAGGATCAGCTCTTCACCCTATAA
- the LOC131362026 gene encoding heme oxygenase-like, which produces MEVNRQIEKTQITDCDLSEKIKTVTKECHVRANSTELMQAFQRGNITLVQYKLLLCSLYKIYEALEEELDRNASHESVAPIYFPQELARTETLKKDLEHFYGQDWREKMFVPASTLRYTQRLREIGSENPEYLVAHAYTRYLGDLSGGQVLSRVPQRCLGLKNGEGLAFFTFPAVSSPNLFKQLYRSRMNSIELTETQREGVLEEAVRAFEFNIQVFDELQNLVNTLEKNELRQRHKTHNLETPDVRVSPALSSSLTSGSQLLRMLLGVCFALAVGMGIYVF; this is translated from the exons ATGGAAGTGAACAGGCAGATAGAGAAGACCCAAATTACAGACtg TGACCTGTCTGAGAAGATAAAGACTGTGACTAAGGAATGTCATGTCCGAGCAAATAGCACAGAGTTGATGCAAGCCTTCCAGAGGGGAAACATCACCCTGGTGCAGTATAAG ctCCTGCTGTGCTCCTTGTATAAGATCTACGAAGCTCTAGAAGAGGAACTGGACAGGAACGCCTCTCATGAAAGCGTTGCACCAATTTACTTCCCTCAGGAACTGGCCAGGACGGAGACGCTCAAGAAAGATCTGGAGCACTTTTATGGTCAGGACTGGAGAGAGAAGATGTTTGTTCCAGCCTCTACTTTGAGATACACTCAGAGGTTGAGAGAG ATTGGCAGCGAGAATCCTGAATACCTGGTGGCTCACGCTTACACTCGCTACCTGGGTGACCTGTCAGGGGGCCAGGTGCTGAGCCGAGTTCCCCAAAGATGCTTAGGACTGAAGAACGGTGAGGGCTTGGCGTTCTTCACGTTTCCTGCCGTCAGCAGCCCGAATCTGTTCAAGCAGCTGTACAGAAGCAGGATGAACAGCATCGAGCTGACAGAGacgcagagagagggagtgctGGAGGAAGCCGTCAGAGCCTTCGAGTTCAACATCCAG GTGTTTGATGAACTCCAGAACTTGGTGAACACTTTAGAGAAAAATGAACTGAGGcagagacacaaaacacacaacctcgAGACACCAg ATGTCAGAGTGAGTCCAGCGCTTTCCTCCTCACTGACCTCCGGCTctcagctgctcaggatgctgcTCGGAGTGTGTTTCGCTCTGGCAGTCGGAATGGGAATCTATGTATTTTAA